GGCGTGCTGCGCCAGTAGTGCACGAAGGTGCGCAGATCGCACACCGCCTGGCCGCGCTGCAGCCCCAGCCGCTGGATCAGCTCCGGCACCGGCTCGGTGATGATCATGTCGGACGACACCCGCAGCACGCTGCGGCCCAGCTGCGGGCTGTGCACCGGGGTGTCCACATTCAGCGCCAGCACCGCCTGGCTGGCCAGCACGCGGCCGCCGGCGCTGCTCACCACCACCGTGTCGTGCTCCGCCAGCGCAGTCATGGCGCTGTGCTCGTACACCAGTACCCCCATGGCGCGCGCCACCCGCAGCAGGCCGCGCACCAGCCGCGCCGGCTGCAGGCTGCCGGCCAGCGGGCTGTGATAGCCGGCCCGCAGCAGTGCGCTGCCGCTGGCGGCCCGGGTGTCGGCATCGCTCAGCGCCCGCCAGCGGTTGCGGCCAACCTGTTCCAGCGCCGCCAGCACCTGGTTCAGCGCGCCATGCTGCGCCGCGCTGCTGGCGGCATACACCGCACCGCCCAGGCGGATGTCGGCGTCGATGCCGTGGCGGCGGCAGAAGGCGGCGATGTCATGCACCGCCTGCTCGGAAGCGGCCACCAGCCGCTGCGCCTCGTCGGCGCCGTACAGCCGCGCCAGCGACAGGTACTTGGTGGACCAGGTCAGCATGCAGCCGCCGTTGCGGCCGGAGGCGCCGCTGCCGCAGATGTCCTTTTCCAGCACCACGATGCGCCAGTCCGGCCGCGCCTGGCGGCACAGTATCGCCGTCCACAGCCCGGTAAAGCCGCCGCCGACGATGCACACATCGGCGCGGACTTCGCCCTGCAGCGGCGGCTGCGGCGGCGCGGACTCGGCGGCCAGCGCCTGGGCCAGCCAGAACGGCCGCTGCGTCACGGGCGCTCCCCGGCGGCCAGCCGCGCCTCGATGGCGTCCAGCAGCGCCGGCAGTTCGCCGATGGTGTCCACCACGTAGTGGGCGCCGGCAGCCTGCAGCGCCGCCACCGCCGGCGCGCGCAGTTCCGCCTGCTGCGCCGGGCTCAGCGCCGCCCACTCCGCTGCCGTCAGGCCGACGGCATTGCCGCTGGCGGCCAGGCCCACCGTCCACATGCCGGCACGCAGGCCCTCGGCGATGCCGGGCACGGTGTCGTCCACCTTCACGCAGTGGCGCACGTCGCCCACCGCCAGCGCCAGCACATTGGCCAGCGCCATCCACGGGCCGGGGCGGCCGCCGGCCGGCAGGTCGTCGGTGGCCACGGTGTGGTCCGGCGCGTAGCCGGCTGCGGCGGCCAGCGGCAGCAGGCGATCCATCACCACGCGCGGGTAGCCGGAGCAGCTGCCTATCTTCAGGCCGCGCTCGCGCAGCTGGTTCACGGTGTCGATGGCGCCGGCGATCGGCGCCGAGTATTCGCCGACGCGCGCCACCTGCAGCGGCATGAACTGCGCGTACAGCGCATCGACATCGGCATCCGCCATATCGCGGCCAAAGCGCGCGCGCCAGCGTTCGGCTACCGCCGGCAGCCGGCCCAGCGCCTGGATGTGGTCCCACTTGGCCAGCCCCATCGGCACCCGCGCCTCGGCCATGCTCACCGGCACGCCGATGGCGGCGAACACGTCGAGCAGCACCTGGGTGGGCGCGAAGGAGCCGAAGTCCACCACGGTGCCGGCCCAGTCGAAAATCACGGCTTCCAGTTGTTGATAGCGTTGCATATGCGTTCCTCAGGCGAGCCAGCCGAGCTGGCGCAGGGTGGTGATGATGGCGTGGCAGGCCTGCTCGATCTCGGCGGCGTCGATGGCGCCGATGCAGCCGACACGGAAGGTTTCCTGGCTGGTGAGCTTGCCCGGGTACAGCACGAAGCCCTGCTCGCGCACCGCCTCGTAGAACGCCTTGAACTGGTAGTCGGCATGGGCCGGGGCGTGGAAGGTCAGGATGATCGGCGCCTGCAGCCCGGGCGGCAGGAACAGTTGAAGCCCGGCGGCGCACAGCCGCTGCTGCAGCAGCGCAGCGTTGGCCGCATAGCGCGCCAGCCGGGCCGGCTGGCCGCCCTTGGCCAGGTACTGGTCGAGCGCGGCGCGCAGTGCGGCCAGCACGTGGGTGGGCGGGGTGAAGCGCCACTGGCCGGTGCTCTGCAGGTAGTCGTACTGCGCCAGCAGGTCCAGCGCCAGCGAGTGGCTGTTGCCGCGGCTTTGCAGCAGGCTGTTGCGGTTGGCAATGACAAAACCCATGCCCGGCACGCCTTCCAGGCACTTGTTGCTGCTGGCGATCAGCGCGTCGATGTGCAGCGCGGCCACGTCGATGGGCAGCGCGCCGAAGCTGGACATGGCATCGACGATCAGCTTGCACCCGGCGGCGTGCACCACGGCGGCAATGTCGGCCAGCGGGTTGAGGATGCCGGTGCTGGTTTCGCAGTGGATCAGCCCGACATGGCTGATCGCCGGGTCGTCCTGCAGCAGCATGGCCACGGTCTGCGCCGAAGGCGGCGTGTCGTCGGCGGTTTCATACACCGTGCAGTCGCGGCGCAGGTAGTGCGCAATCTGCGCCATGCGCTTGCCGTAGGCGCCGTTCACCAGCACCAGCAGCTTGCCGTCGGGCGGCACCAGGTTGGCTACCGCGGCTTCCACCGCAAAGGTGCCGGAGCCCTGCAGCGGCACGCAGACGTGGCTGTCGGCGCCGCCGGCAATGTGCAGCAGGTCGCGGCAGACGCTGGCGGTCAGCTGGTTGAAGCGGCTGTCCCAGGAGCCCCAGTCGGTGAGCATGGCGGCCTTGGTGGCCAGCGAGGTGGTCAGCGGGCCGGGGGTGAGCAGGATGGGTTCTCGCATGATGTTTCCAGTTATCTAGATGTCTATGAAGGGTCGAATAAACCGGGCCGCAGCCCGGTTGGTGGAATCAGGAGGTTTCGCGCCAGCGCTGGCTGCGGCGCAGCACCCAGTGCGACAGCAGCGCGAACAGCAGGCAGACGGCGGCCGAGCTGGCCACGATCAGCGTTGCCATCGCCGCGGCGGCGGCGGTGTCGCCGGCGTCGTCCATGTTCAGCACCGCCACCGAGGCCAGCACGCTGTCCGGGGTGTACAGGAAGATCACCGCCGATACCGTGGTGAGCGCCGATACAAAAAAGTAGCGCGCAATCTCCAGCACCGCCGGCAGGCAGGCCGGCAGCGTCACCCGCCACAGCGTGATCCACAGCGGCACCTTGAGCGAAGCGGCCACCGCCTCGAATTCCGGGTCCAGCTGCACCAGCGCGGTACGGGCGGTAAGGTGGGCGGTGGTGTAGAAATGCGCCACCGAGCACAGCACCAGGATGGCCAGCGTGCCGTACAGCCCGTGCAAGGGGTTGGCCGCATGGTTGAAGAAGAAGATGTAGCCCAGCCCCAGCACCATGCCCGGCACCGCCATCGGCAGCATGGCAATGGCGTGCAGCAGCTGGCCGGCGCCGCCGGCCGACTTCAGCCGGCTGCTGCACCATGCGCCCAGGAACACCAGCGGCGTGCCGCACAGCGCGGTCCACAGCGCCAGCCGCAGGCTGTTGCCGAACGCCGGCCAGCCACCGCCATCCACCATGTCGAAATCGAAATGCTGCAGGCTGAAACCCAGCTGGTACGGCCATTGCCGCATGAAGGCGGCAGCCACGGCAGTGCCCAGCAAGGCCAGCAGCGCCAGCGCCACCACGCTGCAGAACAGGGTGGCCAGTGCGCGCAGCCACGGCTGGCGCAGCGGCTGCAGCGGCTGGGCGCGGGCGCTCAGCTGCGCACCCTGGCGGCGTTGCAGGCGGCGATCCACGGCGAAGGACAGCAGCGCCGGCAGCAACAGCAGCAGGCCGATGACCGCGCCGCGCGGAAAGTTCTGCTGGCCGATCACCTGCTTGTAGGCTTCCATCGCCAGTACCGGGTAGCGCCCGCCTATCACCTTGGCCACGCCGAAGTCGGTTACCACCAGGGTGAACACCACCAGTGCCGCCGATACCAGGCCGTAGCGGGTGGCCGGCAGGGTGATGGTCAGGAACTGGCGCAGCCGCCCTGCCCCCATGCTGCGCGCCGCCTCGTACAGCCGGGCGTCGCCCACGGCCAGCGCCGCCAGCAGAATCATCAGCGCGTGCGGAAAGGTGTAGAACGCCTCGCCCAGCACGATGCCGGCAAAGCCGTAGATGCCGCCGGCGGGGAACCAGGCTTTCAGCAGCCCCTGGTTGCCGAACAGGTACACCAGCGAGATGCCGGGCAGTAGCGACGGCGCCAGCAGCGGCAGCAGCGCCAGCAGGCGGAACAGCCCGCGCAGCGGCAGCAGCACCCGCGTCAGCGCCGCGGCGTAGCCATAGGCCAGCGGCAGCACCAGCGCGGTAGTGGCCAGCGCCACCTGCAGGCTGCCGGCCAGCGCGGCGACAAAGCCCGGCTGGCGCAGGGTGTCGCCCAGCGGCGCCAGGCTGGCCGGGCTGCCGTCGGCGCCATGGAAGGCCTGGCCGAGAATGGCCGCCAGCGGCAGCAGCACCGCCACCAGCAGCAGCGCCAGCAACAGCCAGTTCAGGCCGAGGGCCAGGCGTTCGTCGCGGCCGCGCTGCAGGCGGCGCGGCAGACTCAGGCTGATCATGCGCTGGCCTCCTGACGCGGGAACAGGCGCAGCCGCGCCGGGTTCAGCGACACCGGCACCCGCTGCTGCGGGGTAATGTCCAGCTGGGTGAGCTGGGCATGGCCCAGGTCGGCCACCACGTTGGCCGCACCCCAGGCCGGCACATGCAGGCTGATGCGGTACACCGCGCCCAGCAGCTCCAGCTTGCGGATCTCGGCCAGCACCGCGTCGCTGCTGGCCGGCCACTGCGGATGCAGCACGATGTCTTCCGGGCGCACGAACAGCTCGGCACCGCTGCCGGCCGGCAAGCCGTGCGCCTGCGGCAGCGCCAGGTACTGCTCGCCCAGTTGCACGCTGCCGCTGCCGCTAACGCTGACCGGCAGCCAGTTGCCCTGGCCGACAAAGCTGGCCACGAAGCGGCTGGCCGGCTCGCGGTAGACCTCGAACGGGCTGCCGCTCTGCTCGATGCGGCCGGCGTTCATCACCACTACGCGGTCGGCCATGGTCAGCGCTTCTTCCTGATCATGGGTCACCATGATGGTGGTGATGCCAAGCTTCTGCTGCAGGGCGCGGATTTCGCGGCGCAGGTGTTCGCGCACGCGGGCATCCAGCGCCGACAGCGGCTCGTCCAGCAGCAGCAGGCCGGGCGAGGTGGCCAGTGCGCGCGCCAGCGCCACGCGCTGCTGCTGGCCGCCGGACAGCTGCGACGGGTATTTGGCGGCAATGCTGTCCAGGCCGATCAGCGTCAGCAGCTCGGCCACGCGGCGGCGCTTGTCCTCGCGGCGGCCGTTCAGCCCGTAGGCGATGTTGTCGGCCACGCTGAGGTTGGGAAACAGCGCATAGCTCTGGAACACGATGCCGTAGTCACGCGCGGCCGGCGGCAGGCGGGTGATGTCGCGGCCCAGCAGCCGGATGCTGCCGCTGTCCGGCATGTCCAGCCCGGCGATCTGGCGCAGCAGCGTGGTCTTGCCGCAGC
This Vogesella sp. LIG4 DNA region includes the following protein-coding sequences:
- a CDS encoding FAD-dependent oxidoreductase → MTQRPFWLAQALAAESAPPQPPLQGEVRADVCIVGGGFTGLWTAILCRQARPDWRIVVLEKDICGSGASGRNGGCMLTWSTKYLSLARLYGADEAQRLVAASEQAVHDIAAFCRRHGIDADIRLGGAVYAASSAAQHGALNQVLAALEQVGRNRWRALSDADTRAASGSALLRAGYHSPLAGSLQPARLVRGLLRVARAMGVLVYEHSAMTALAEHDTVVVSSAGGRVLASQAVLALNVDTPVHSPQLGRSVLRVSSDMIITEPVPELIQRLGLQRGQAVCDLRTFVHYWRSTPDGRLMLGKGGNHIAFGNRADGYFDGPGACRGQLQQALARFFPALAGVPLAQGWTGASDRSASGFPFFGQLPGYRRVLYGMGYSGNGVVQSYLGGQILSSQLLGGEHAWQHSPLLRGPLAQFPPEPLRWCGAMLVRGAIRRVEQAQDRNQLPAWLDTRLAALASMAGKAD
- the phnX gene encoding phosphonoacetaldehyde hydrolase; protein product: MQRYQQLEAVIFDWAGTVVDFGSFAPTQVLLDVFAAIGVPVSMAEARVPMGLAKWDHIQALGRLPAVAERWRARFGRDMADADVDALYAQFMPLQVARVGEYSAPIAGAIDTVNQLRERGLKIGSCSGYPRVVMDRLLPLAAAAGYAPDHTVATDDLPAGGRPGPWMALANVLALAVGDVRHCVKVDDTVPGIAEGLRAGMWTVGLAASGNAVGLTAAEWAALSPAQQAELRAPAVAALQAAGAHYVVDTIGELPALLDAIEARLAAGERP
- a CDS encoding 2-aminoethylphosphonate--pyruvate transaminase; its protein translation is MREPILLTPGPLTTSLATKAAMLTDWGSWDSRFNQLTASVCRDLLHIAGGADSHVCVPLQGSGTFAVEAAVANLVPPDGKLLVLVNGAYGKRMAQIAHYLRRDCTVYETADDTPPSAQTVAMLLQDDPAISHVGLIHCETSTGILNPLADIAAVVHAAGCKLIVDAMSSFGALPIDVAALHIDALIASSNKCLEGVPGMGFVIANRNSLLQSRGNSHSLALDLLAQYDYLQSTGQWRFTPPTHVLAALRAALDQYLAKGGQPARLARYAANAALLQQRLCAAGLQLFLPPGLQAPIILTFHAPAHADYQFKAFYEAVREQGFVLYPGKLTSQETFRVGCIGAIDAAEIEQACHAIITTLRQLGWLA
- a CDS encoding putative 2-aminoethylphosphonate ABC transporter permease subunit is translated as MISLSLPRRLQRGRDERLALGLNWLLLALLLVAVLLPLAAILGQAFHGADGSPASLAPLGDTLRQPGFVAALAGSLQVALATTALVLPLAYGYAAALTRVLLPLRGLFRLLALLPLLAPSLLPGISLVYLFGNQGLLKAWFPAGGIYGFAGIVLGEAFYTFPHALMILLAALAVGDARLYEAARSMGAGRLRQFLTITLPATRYGLVSAALVVFTLVVTDFGVAKVIGGRYPVLAMEAYKQVIGQQNFPRGAVIGLLLLLPALLSFAVDRRLQRRQGAQLSARAQPLQPLRQPWLRALATLFCSVVALALLALLGTAVAAAFMRQWPYQLGFSLQHFDFDMVDGGGWPAFGNSLRLALWTALCGTPLVFLGAWCSSRLKSAGGAGQLLHAIAMLPMAVPGMVLGLGYIFFFNHAANPLHGLYGTLAILVLCSVAHFYTTAHLTARTALVQLDPEFEAVAASLKVPLWITLWRVTLPACLPAVLEIARYFFVSALTTVSAVIFLYTPDSVLASVAVLNMDDAGDTAAAAAMATLIVASSAAVCLLFALLSHWVLRRSQRWRETS
- a CDS encoding putative 2-aminoethylphosphonate ABC transporter ATP-binding protein; the encoded protein is MKLDPQLLLQRPLPAGGSPQGAPYLQLSAIGKRFGSQTVLHGLDLNVDKGEFVCLLGPSGCGKTTLLRQIAGLDMPDSGSIRLLGRDITRLPPAARDYGIVFQSYALFPNLSVADNIAYGLNGRREDKRRRVAELLTLIGLDSIAAKYPSQLSGGQQQRVALARALATSPGLLLLDEPLSALDARVREHLRREIRALQQKLGITTIMVTHDQEEALTMADRVVVMNAGRIEQSGSPFEVYREPASRFVASFVGQGNWLPVSVSGSGSVQLGEQYLALPQAHGLPAGSGAELFVRPEDIVLHPQWPASSDAVLAEIRKLELLGAVYRISLHVPAWGAANVVADLGHAQLTQLDITPQQRVPVSLNPARLRLFPRQEASA